The proteins below come from a single Pseudomonadota bacterium genomic window:
- a CDS encoding nicotinamide-nucleotide amidohydrolase family protein, translating to MQEPSLSEYARRLSGSLQEARIRLMTAESCTGGWMAKAATDLAGSSDWFEGGVVSYSNALKTRLLGVEEAVLAAHGAVSEPVVRAMAQGAAALGACDAAIAVSGVAGPGGGSEEKPVGLVWFGFFLAGRCWAERCRFDGDREQVRRQSVAFAFNHLQQALTRHLSEN from the coding sequence ATGCAGGAACCGTCGCTTTCCGAATATGCCCGCAGGCTCTCCGGCTCGCTGCAAGAGGCGCGCATCCGGCTGATGACCGCCGAATCCTGCACCGGGGGCTGGATGGCCAAGGCCGCCACCGACCTGGCGGGCAGCTCCGACTGGTTTGAGGGCGGGGTGGTCTCCTACAGCAATGCGCTCAAGACGCGCTTGCTGGGTGTGGAGGAAGCGGTGCTAGCCGCGCATGGTGCCGTGAGCGAGCCGGTTGTGCGGGCCATGGCGCAGGGGGCGGCGGCCCTTGGCGCCTGCGATGCCGCCATCGCCGTCAGCGGCGTGGCCGGCCCCGGTGGCGGCAGCGAAGAAAAGCCGGTGGGGCTGGTCTGGTTTGGTTTTTTCCTGGCTGGCCGCTGCTGGGCGGAAAGGTGTCGCTTCGACGGCGACCGAGAACAGGTCAGGCGCCAGTCGGTCGCCTTTGCATTCAATCACTTACAGCAGGCGCTGACCCGGCATCTGAGCGAAAACTGA
- a CDS encoding helix-turn-helix transcriptional regulator — protein sequence MDLLNAINALGALAQESRLATFRLLVRAGETGMAAGDIARELGVPHNTLSSHLACLARSGLVTSRRQSRSIIYRVDFAGTRELLAFLLEDCCQGQPEVCSPAIDSVLTACCPVQGAEPAQQKRNH from the coding sequence ATGGATTTATTAAACGCCATCAACGCGCTGGGCGCGCTGGCACAAGAAAGTCGACTCGCGACCTTTCGCCTGCTCGTCAGAGCCGGCGAAACGGGAATGGCCGCTGGTGACATCGCGCGAGAGCTGGGCGTGCCTCACAACACGCTGTCCAGTCATTTGGCCTGCCTGGCGAGGAGCGGCCTGGTGACGTCCCGGCGCCAAAGCCGAAGCATCATCTATCGGGTGGACTTCGCCGGCACGCGGGAGCTGCTGGCGTTTTTGCTTGAGGACTGCTGTCAGGGACAACCGGAGGTGTGTTCGCCGGCCATCGACAGCGTCCTGACCGCCTGCTGTCCAGTTCAAGGCGCTGAGCCCGCACAACAGAAGAGGAATCACTGA
- the recA gene encoding recombinase RecA — translation MEDNKKRALAAALGQIEKQFGKGAVMRMGDETAADIDVISSGSLKLDVALGIGGYPKGRVVEIYGPESSGKTTLTLQAIAECQKAGGTAAFIDAEHALDPSYAEKLGVNIDDLLVSQPDTGEQALEIADMLVRSSAIDIIVVDSVAALTPKAEIEGEMGDSHVGLQARLMSQALRKLTANIKRSNTLVMFINQIRMKIGVMFGSPETTTGGNALKFYSSVRLDIRRIGAVKRGDEVIGNDTRVKVVKNKTAPPFRKAEFEILYGEGVSREGEVIDLGVEHNIVDKAGAWYSYNGDRIGQGKDNVRNFLKDNPDLMAEIEGRIRAELLGSDVEMDQDAEPTPEEA, via the coding sequence ATGGAAGACAACAAAAAGCGCGCTCTGGCAGCAGCTCTAGGCCAGATTGAAAAGCAGTTCGGCAAAGGCGCAGTCATGCGCATGGGCGACGAGACCGCGGCTGACATCGACGTCATCTCCAGCGGATCATTGAAGCTCGATGTGGCTCTGGGTATTGGTGGGTACCCGAAAGGCCGCGTCGTCGAGATCTACGGTCCGGAATCCAGCGGTAAGACAACGCTGACTTTGCAGGCGATCGCCGAATGCCAGAAGGCTGGCGGCACCGCGGCATTTATCGACGCGGAGCACGCGCTCGATCCCAGCTATGCAGAGAAGCTCGGTGTCAATATCGACGATCTGCTGGTGTCTCAGCCCGACACCGGCGAGCAGGCGCTCGAAATTGCCGACATGCTGGTGCGGTCCAGCGCTATCGACATCATCGTCGTCGACTCGGTGGCAGCCCTGACGCCGAAGGCGGAGATCGAGGGTGAGATGGGCGACTCGCACGTCGGCCTGCAGGCCCGCCTGATGTCTCAGGCGCTGCGGAAGCTCACCGCGAACATCAAGCGGTCAAACACGCTGGTGATGTTTATCAACCAGATCCGCATGAAGATCGGCGTGATGTTCGGGAGCCCGGAGACCACAACCGGCGGCAACGCGCTGAAATTCTATTCCTCCGTTCGCCTGGACATCCGCCGCATTGGCGCGGTGAAGCGGGGCGATGAGGTGATCGGCAACGACACGCGGGTCAAGGTGGTGAAAAACAAAACCGCCCCGCCGTTCCGCAAAGCCGAATTTGAGATTCTCTACGGAGAGGGCGTGTCGCGCGAGGGTGAGGTGATCGACCTGGGCGTCGAGCACAACATCGTGGACAAGGCCGGCGCATGGTATTCCTACAACGGCGACCGCATTGGCCAGGGTAAAGACAACGTGCGGAACTTCCTCAAGGACAATCCGGATCTGATGGCTGAGATTGAGGGCAGGATCCGCGCTGAGCTGCTGGGCAGCGACGTTGAGATGGATCAGGACGCTGAGCCCACGCCCGAAGAGGCCTGA
- the alaS gene encoding alanine--tRNA ligase yields MTSSSDLRASFIQFFAEHEHQVVASSPLVPANDPTLLFTNAGMVQFKDVFLGAEQRPYQRAVSSQRCVRAGGKHNDLDEVGYTARHHTFFEMLGNFSFGDYFKEEAIAYAWQFLTEVLKLPEEKLLVTVYESDDEAFDLWTGKMGISPDKVLRIGDKPGGKPFESDNFWAMGDTGPCGPCSEIFYDHGDHVAGGPPGSADEDGDRFIEIWNLVFMQFDRDASGEMRPLPKPCVDTGMGLERLAAILQGKHSNYETDTFQVLITAAAELTDTDDRDDNSLKVIADHIRACAFLIVDGVLPANEGRGYVLRRIIRRAIRHGYKLGQKGPFFAALVPALDAQMGEAYPELRAKVAFVQRVLTTEEERFSETLENGMKLLDDAIAGLSGEQIPGDTAFKLYDTYGFPVDLTADVARERGLTVDQPGFDAAMDVQRKQSQAASQFKTGGAVDGELLANLPAPEFLGYQHLEGVSAQVTGLMVDGRSVARVAGDVEATVFLTQTPFYAESGGQVGDQGALTGDGLVFTVDDTQKLAGVHHAHIGRLKSGELSVGQVVNASIDVARREAIVLNHSGTHLLHAALRQVLGEHVEQKGSLVAPDRLRFDFSHFEPVTPDEILQLERMVNREIRANAAADVNLMSFDQALETGAMALFGEKYGDEVRVLRFGDFSIELCGGTHVQRVGDIGLLKIVSESGIAAGVRRIEAVTGDGALDYVASQEAALSEAASLVKGSAADVPAKVRQIMEKSRELEKALAAARASLASKAGGDLSEQAVDVGGIKVVAARLEGVKPQELRQMVDKLKDKLQTAAIVLAVADDAKVQLAAGVTADTTDRVKAGDLVNHVAAQVGGKGGGRPDMAQAGGSEPGNLATALDSVVPWVKAQIEG; encoded by the coding sequence ATGACCAGTAGCTCCGACCTTCGGGCCAGCTTTATTCAATTTTTTGCCGAGCACGAACATCAGGTGGTGGCCAGCAGCCCGCTGGTGCCCGCCAACGACCCTACCTTGCTGTTCACCAACGCCGGCATGGTGCAATTCAAAGACGTGTTTCTGGGCGCGGAGCAGCGACCGTACCAGCGGGCGGTCTCGTCGCAGCGCTGCGTGCGGGCCGGAGGCAAGCACAACGATTTGGACGAGGTGGGCTACACCGCGCGGCATCACACGTTCTTTGAAATGCTGGGCAATTTCAGCTTCGGCGACTATTTCAAAGAGGAAGCGATCGCCTACGCTTGGCAGTTCCTGACGGAGGTGCTCAAGCTTCCGGAAGAAAAGCTGCTGGTCACCGTGTATGAAAGCGATGACGAGGCGTTTGATCTATGGACCGGCAAGATGGGCATATCGCCGGATAAGGTCCTACGCATCGGCGATAAGCCCGGGGGCAAGCCTTTTGAGAGCGACAACTTCTGGGCCATGGGCGACACCGGGCCGTGCGGTCCGTGCTCAGAGATTTTTTATGACCACGGAGATCATGTGGCCGGCGGCCCGCCGGGGTCAGCGGATGAAGACGGCGATCGCTTTATCGAGATCTGGAATCTGGTATTCATGCAGTTCGACCGCGACGCCAGCGGCGAGATGCGGCCGCTGCCCAAACCCTGTGTGGACACGGGCATGGGGCTGGAGCGCCTGGCGGCGATTCTGCAGGGCAAACACTCCAACTACGAAACGGACACCTTTCAGGTCCTGATCACCGCTGCGGCGGAGCTCACCGACACCGATGATCGGGACGACAACTCGCTGAAGGTCATCGCCGACCACATTCGCGCCTGCGCGTTTCTCATTGTCGACGGCGTACTGCCGGCTAACGAGGGTCGCGGCTATGTGCTGCGCCGCATCATCCGGCGCGCGATTCGGCACGGCTATAAGCTGGGTCAGAAAGGGCCCTTCTTTGCCGCGCTGGTGCCAGCGCTCGACGCGCAGATGGGCGAAGCGTACCCGGAACTCCGCGCCAAGGTGGCCTTCGTTCAGCGTGTGCTGACAACCGAAGAAGAGCGCTTCTCCGAAACGCTCGAAAACGGCATGAAGCTGCTGGACGACGCCATTGCTGGGCTCTCGGGCGAGCAGATTCCAGGAGACACCGCCTTCAAACTCTACGACACCTACGGTTTTCCTGTGGACCTGACTGCCGATGTGGCCCGCGAGCGAGGCCTGACGGTGGATCAGCCGGGCTTCGATGCCGCTATGGACGTGCAGCGCAAACAATCCCAGGCCGCCAGCCAGTTTAAGACCGGCGGCGCCGTGGACGGCGAGCTGCTGGCCAACCTACCGGCGCCAGAGTTTTTGGGCTACCAGCACCTGGAAGGGGTTTCCGCGCAGGTGACCGGCTTGATGGTGGACGGTCGGTCGGTGGCACGCGTCGCCGGTGACGTGGAAGCGACGGTCTTTTTGACCCAGACGCCGTTTTATGCCGAATCGGGTGGACAGGTCGGTGATCAGGGCGCTCTGACCGGTGACGGACTGGTTTTTACCGTTGACGACACCCAGAAACTGGCCGGTGTGCACCACGCGCATATCGGCAGGCTGAAATCGGGTGAGCTGTCCGTGGGGCAAGTGGTTAACGCCAGTATCGACGTGGCACGCCGCGAAGCCATTGTCCTGAACCACAGCGGAACGCACCTGCTGCACGCGGCGTTGCGACAGGTGCTGGGGGAGCACGTGGAGCAGAAGGGATCGTTGGTGGCGCCAGACAGGCTCCGCTTTGATTTCTCGCATTTTGAACCGGTGACGCCCGACGAGATCCTGCAGCTTGAACGCATGGTGAATCGGGAGATTCGGGCTAACGCTGCCGCGGACGTCAACCTGATGAGCTTTGACCAGGCGCTCGAAACCGGCGCCATGGCGCTGTTCGGCGAGAAATATGGCGACGAGGTTCGCGTGCTTCGCTTTGGCGATTTCTCCATCGAGCTTTGCGGCGGTACGCACGTCCAGCGGGTGGGGGATATCGGTCTGCTCAAGATCGTGAGCGAATCGGGGATCGCGGCGGGTGTTCGGCGTATCGAGGCGGTGACCGGCGACGGCGCGCTCGACTATGTTGCGAGCCAGGAGGCCGCGCTCAGTGAGGCGGCATCATTGGTTAAAGGCTCCGCGGCGGACGTGCCGGCGAAGGTGCGGCAGATTATGGAGAAGTCGCGCGAGCTGGAAAAAGCGCTGGCTGCCGCTCGTGCGAGTCTGGCGAGCAAAGCGGGCGGTGATCTGTCTGAGCAGGCCGTTGATGTCGGTGGCATCAAGGTTGTGGCAGCCCGGCTGGAGGGGGTTAAGCCGCAGGAGTTACGGCAAATGGTCGACAAGCTGAAAGACAAGCTTCAGACCGCGGCAATTGTGCTCGCCGTGGCTGACGACGCGAAGGTGCAGCTTGCGGCCGGCGTAACCGCTGATACCACCGACCGGGTCAAGGCGGGTGATCTCGTGAATCACGTGGCTGCACAGGTGGGTGGTAAAGGGGGTGGTCGACCGGACATGGCTCAAGCCGGTGGCAGCGAGCCCGGCAATCTCGCCACGGCGCTCGACAGCGTGGTGCCTTGGGTGAAGGCACAAATCGAAGGCTGA
- a CDS encoding regulatory protein RecX produces the protein MRQKLEQQGAFPSDVAQHTMEWLLRNDLISNERFSEAFCRRRARQGYGPQRVRMELRQRGVPSALVSLALEAESWQEAAQTAWHKRFKSVSPESAKERARQQKYLAQRGFSHDIIRTVIR, from the coding sequence ATGCGCCAAAAGCTTGAGCAGCAGGGGGCATTTCCCAGCGACGTGGCGCAGCACACCATGGAATGGCTGCTCCGCAACGATCTGATCAGCAACGAGCGTTTCAGCGAGGCGTTCTGTCGACGGCGGGCGCGGCAGGGTTATGGACCTCAAAGGGTGCGGATGGAGCTTCGGCAGCGGGGCGTCCCGTCAGCGCTGGTGAGCCTGGCGCTGGAGGCGGAAAGCTGGCAGGAAGCGGCGCAGACGGCGTGGCACAAACGGTTTAAGTCCGTGTCGCCGGAGAGCGCCAAAGAGCGGGCCCGGCAGCAAAAATACCTTGCGCAGCGGGGCTTCAGCCACGATATCATCCGCACTGTTATCCGATAA